In Oscillatoria sp. FACHB-1407, a single window of DNA contains:
- a CDS encoding N-acetylmannosamine-6-phosphate 2-epimerase: MSVSSSTKFSAILQPLQQGLIVSCQAPVDSPLHEPSVIAAIAQASVNRGAVAVRIDTPAHVEAVRSRVTVPIIGLWKRQISGYDVYITPQFEHAEAIATAGADIIAIDATLRSRPGGETVATLIEQIHTQLSKPVMADVDTLEGAIAAVEAGADIVGTTLYGYTDATRHLTPPGFDLLHQLVAQIEAFIICEGGISSPQMARQALDLGADAVVVGTAITGIDLLVQQYRAAIQK, translated from the coding sequence ATGTCAGTTTCTTCGTCAACAAAATTTTCTGCGATTCTGCAACCACTCCAGCAGGGGTTGATCGTCTCCTGTCAGGCTCCGGTTGACTCGCCGTTGCACGAACCGTCGGTGATTGCGGCGATCGCCCAGGCATCGGTTAACCGGGGGGCGGTGGCAGTGCGAATTGATACCCCTGCTCATGTGGAGGCAGTGCGATCGCGAGTCACCGTTCCCATCATTGGGCTATGGAAGCGGCAAATTTCGGGCTATGACGTGTACATCACGCCGCAGTTTGAGCATGCTGAAGCGATCGCCACTGCCGGAGCCGATATCATCGCGATTGATGCAACACTGCGATCGCGTCCCGGTGGCGAAACCGTTGCCACATTGATTGAACAAATTCACACCCAACTTAGTAAGCCCGTTATGGCAGACGTCGATACCTTAGAAGGGGCGATCGCCGCTGTTGAGGCAGGAGCCGATATCGTCGGTACGACCCTTTATGGCTATACCGATGCTACTCGCCACCTGACCCCCCCTGGGTTTGATCTGCTTCATCAACTTGTGGCGCAAATTGAGGCATTTATTATTTGTGAAGGAGGAATTTCGTCCCCCCAAATGGCACGACAGGCACTCGACTTGGGGGCAGATGCGGTCGTGGTAGGCACGGCAATTACAGGCATTGACCTGCTCGTGCAGCAATATCGTGCCGCGATACAGAAGTGA
- a CDS encoding PAS domain S-box protein: protein MSDSQLYADLVEQMPVGLVVWHLDHPDDAATFQLLAINALAREILGLPRQEELQQGYDPFPAFLKIEMPEVYAEVVRSGVSRDLGELRYRDRHRVERIYSVRAFPMSQQRLGVMFEDVSDRVRAEEQLRQSEQRLSFHVQQTPLAFIECNGRGTIVEWNPAAERIFGYSRQEAIGQPVLDLIVPLNAHHDLERVWQQLLRQLGGSRNTNPNVTKEGKTIICQWYNTLLMAEDGEIIGIASLAEDVTDRRRTEAALRQSEEFLRSIYEGIAGSIFVVDVLETGDFRFAGINPTHAQLTGIALEQLLGKTPEDVLPPAAAIAVRQRYQECVTVGKPITYEECLPFEGVDTWWITKLTPLYNEQNRIYRLIGTSINISDRKRIELELRQVALRLEVSNRELQDFASVASHDLQEPLRKIQAFGDRLKAKYAEVLTHEGQDYLQRMQNAANRMQTLINDLLMFSRVTTKAQPFVPVNLTITVQDVLSDLEIQIQQVGAQVNVGDLPTVDADPLQMRQLFQNLISNALKFHSQAPPIVQINAQILSTDSNSAVSQSTHKQCQITVSDNGIGFDEKYLDRIFTVFQRLHSHSEYEGTGVGLAICRRIVERHGGQIQAHSTPGQGATFVVTLPVSNVR, encoded by the coding sequence ATGAGTGATTCTCAACTCTATGCGGATTTGGTTGAACAGATGCCAGTCGGGTTGGTCGTTTGGCACTTAGATCATCCTGATGATGCAGCTACATTTCAACTGCTTGCTATCAACGCTTTAGCAAGAGAAATTTTGGGACTTCCCCGGCAAGAAGAGTTGCAACAAGGATATGACCCATTTCCAGCATTCCTCAAAATTGAGATGCCAGAAGTCTATGCGGAGGTGGTTCGCTCAGGTGTATCTCGTGATCTGGGAGAGTTGCGCTATCGCGATCGCCACCGAGTTGAGCGCATTTACTCCGTCAGAGCCTTTCCCATGTCGCAGCAGCGGTTGGGGGTGATGTTTGAGGATGTCAGCGATCGCGTCCGGGCGGAAGAACAATTGCGCCAGTCAGAACAGCGGCTCTCGTTTCACGTTCAACAGACTCCTCTGGCGTTTATTGAGTGTAATGGACGCGGCACCATTGTTGAGTGGAACCCAGCCGCTGAGCGGATCTTTGGCTACAGCCGACAAGAGGCGATCGGGCAACCTGTTCTTGATTTAATCGTGCCACTGAATGCACACCATGACCTGGAACGGGTCTGGCAACAGTTACTGCGGCAGTTGGGTGGGAGTCGCAACACCAACCCCAATGTCACCAAAGAAGGAAAAACTATCATTTGTCAGTGGTACAACACGCTGTTGATGGCGGAGGATGGTGAAATCATCGGCATTGCATCTCTGGCAGAAGACGTGACCGACCGACGCAGGACGGAAGCTGCTTTGCGTCAGAGTGAGGAATTTTTGCGGAGCATTTACGAGGGCATTGCAGGTTCCATCTTTGTGGTGGATGTGCTCGAAACGGGAGATTTTCGATTTGCAGGCATTAATCCTACCCATGCCCAACTCACTGGAATTGCCCTGGAACAACTGTTGGGTAAAACACCAGAAGATGTGTTGCCCCCAGCGGCAGCGATCGCCGTTCGACAGCGATATCAAGAGTGCGTTACCGTTGGCAAACCTATCACCTATGAGGAATGCCTCCCTTTTGAAGGGGTAGACACCTGGTGGATCACGAAATTGACCCCGTTGTACAACGAGCAAAACCGCATTTACCGCTTGATTGGCACCAGTATCAACATTAGCGATCGCAAACGGATTGAACTAGAACTCAGACAAGTGGCTCTGCGCCTGGAAGTCAGCAATCGCGAATTGCAGGATTTTGCCTCTGTGGCGTCCCATGATTTGCAGGAACCACTCCGCAAGATTCAGGCATTTGGCGATCGCCTCAAAGCCAAATACGCCGAGGTTCTGACCCATGAAGGACAGGATTACCTGCAACGGATGCAAAATGCAGCAAACCGGATGCAAACGCTGATTAACGACCTACTCATGTTTTCTCGCGTTACCACCAAGGCACAACCATTCGTGCCCGTAAATCTGACAATAACGGTGCAAGATGTCTTGTCAGACCTGGAAATTCAAATTCAACAGGTAGGGGCACAGGTCAACGTCGGAGATTTGCCAACCGTTGATGCTGATCCATTGCAAATGCGACAACTGTTCCAAAACTTGATCAGCAATGCTCTCAAATTCCACAGTCAAGCTCCTCCCATAGTCCAAATCAACGCTCAAATCCTTTCCACAGACTCAAATTCAGCGGTTTCTCAGAGCACCCATAAGCAGTGCCAAATTACCGTGTCAGACAATGGCATTGGCTTTGATGAAAAATATCTCGATCGCATCTTCACCGTTTTTCAACGGCTTCATAGCCATAGTGAATATGAAGGCACCGGGGTTGGGTTAGCCATTTGCCGTAGGATCGTTGAACGACATGGAGGGCAAATTCAAGCCCACAGTACTCCCGGACAGGGAGCCACATTTGTGGTGACCTTACCTGTAAGCAATGTGAGGTGA
- a CDS encoding SufS family cysteine desulfurase, protein MTLAQERTLAAKVRADFPILHQEIHGKPLIYFDNAASSQKPRAVIEALQYYYEHDNANVHRGVHTLSSRATDAYEGARDKVAAFVNAASRNEIVYTRNASEAINLVAYAWGSTNLTPGDEIILSVMEHHSNLIPWQMLAARTGAVLKFVELTDTQEFDLEHFKSLLSDKTKLVSVVHVSNTLGCINPVEEITALAHQYGARVLIDACQSVPHMPVDVQTIDCDWLVASGHKMCAPTGIGFLYGKLDVLRSMPPFLGGGEMIADVFLDHSTYADLPHKFEAGTPAIAEAIALGAAVDYLGSIGMDAIHAYEAELNAYLWQQLLPISELRLLGPKPDANGEGRAALASFTAGTVHPHDLSTILDQAGIAIRAGHHCTQPLHRHLGAQSTARASLYFYNTREEIDTFIVTLKEAIDFFGNIFG, encoded by the coding sequence ATGACTCTCGCTCAAGAAAGAACCCTCGCTGCAAAAGTCCGTGCTGACTTCCCGATCCTGCACCAGGAGATTCATGGCAAACCGCTGATTTATTTTGATAATGCGGCTTCCTCGCAGAAACCCAGAGCGGTGATTGAGGCGTTGCAGTACTACTATGAGCATGACAACGCGAACGTGCATCGGGGCGTTCACACGCTGAGTTCACGCGCAACTGACGCTTATGAAGGGGCACGGGACAAAGTCGCTGCCTTTGTCAACGCTGCCTCTCGCAACGAGATTGTCTACACGCGCAACGCGTCTGAGGCGATTAATCTGGTTGCCTATGCCTGGGGTTCAACCAACCTGACTCCGGGGGATGAGATTATCCTGTCAGTGATGGAGCACCACAGCAACCTGATTCCCTGGCAAATGCTGGCAGCCCGGACTGGAGCCGTGTTGAAGTTTGTTGAACTGACTGACACTCAAGAGTTTGACCTGGAGCATTTTAAGTCGTTGCTCTCTGACAAAACCAAGCTCGTTTCCGTGGTGCATGTGTCTAACACGCTGGGTTGCATTAACCCGGTCGAGGAGATCACGGCACTAGCCCATCAGTACGGCGCAAGAGTCTTGATTGATGCGTGTCAGAGCGTGCCCCACATGCCAGTTGACGTGCAGACGATCGATTGTGATTGGCTAGTGGCGTCGGGTCACAAGATGTGTGCTCCCACAGGCATTGGCTTCCTCTACGGAAAGTTGGATGTGTTGCGATCGATGCCTCCGTTTTTGGGTGGGGGTGAGATGATTGCCGATGTGTTCCTCGATCACTCGACCTATGCGGATCTGCCCCACAAGTTTGAGGCAGGTACTCCCGCCATTGCTGAGGCGATCGCCCTCGGTGCAGCAGTCGATTACTTAGGCAGCATCGGCATGGATGCCATTCACGCTTACGAAGCTGAGCTAAACGCCTATCTCTGGCAACAACTGCTGCCGATTTCTGAACTGCGCTTGTTAGGCCCCAAACCCGATGCCAATGGCGAAGGTCGCGCTGCTCTTGCCTCCTTTACGGCCGGAACCGTTCATCCCCACGATCTCTCCACCATTCTGGATCAAGCCGGAATTGCGATTCGAGCAGGGCATCACTGCACTCAACCATTGCACCGCCATCTTGGGGCACAATCCACCGCCAGAGCCAGTTTGTATTTCTACAACACCCGCGAAGAGATCGATACCTTTATCGTGACCTTGAAAGAGGCGATCGATTTCTTTGGCAACATCTTCGGATAA
- a CDS encoding response regulator, whose translation MAHKPHRSITILMADDDEDDRMLASEALAECRLMNDLQFVADGEELMEYLYQQGRYAQAGSAPRPGLILLDLNMPRKDGREALREIKASPELRHIPIVVLTTSKTEEDIYRSYNLGASSYITKPVTFESLVNVMKAIGQYWFEIVELPPDDSRQEEPGKGE comes from the coding sequence GTGGCACATAAACCGCATCGATCCATCACAATCTTGATGGCAGATGATGACGAAGACGATCGCATGTTGGCAAGCGAGGCATTAGCAGAATGTCGCTTGATGAACGACTTACAATTCGTTGCCGATGGTGAAGAATTGATGGAATATCTGTATCAGCAGGGTCGCTATGCTCAAGCTGGAAGTGCTCCACGACCTGGGCTGATTTTGCTCGATCTGAATATGCCGCGCAAAGATGGACGCGAAGCATTGAGAGAAATTAAAGCATCTCCAGAGTTACGTCACATTCCAATTGTTGTATTAACCACGTCCAAAACTGAAGAGGATATATACCGCAGCTACAATCTGGGAGCTAGCTCGTATATTACAAAGCCTGTGACTTTTGAGTCGCTCGTTAACGTGATGAAAGCGATCGGGCAATACTGGTTTGAGATCGTCGAATTGCCTCCTGATGACAGTCGGCAAGAGGAACCAGGAAAAGGGGAATAG
- a CDS encoding 16S rRNA (cytosine(967)-C(5))-methyltransferase encodes MTKNPRQSAFLALRAVQRGAFVDVALDRELQREVLADLDRSLCTELVYGCVRQQRTLDALIDQLATKKAQQQPPDLRLILHLGLYQLRYLHHIPASAAVNTTVELAKTNGLQGLTGFVNGVLRQYTRLSENGQPQQTDPLQLPDDPVMALGMQYSYPDWIVRVWLEQFGWADTAALCQAFNQPPHIDLRVNRLRSSVAEVATVMQQAGIAIPPFPPLPDALRLLKPVGSIRQLPGFEEGWWAVQDASAQLVSHLLDPQPGETIIDACAAPGGKTTHIAELMGDRGVIWACDRTPSRLKRLQENVRRLGLTSIQVCTEDSRHIPQFANQADRVLIDAPCSGLGTLHRHADARWRQTPDSVVELAQLQTELLTEAATWVKPGGVLVYSTCTLHPLENEAIAQHFLANHPNWQIEPPAGDHPATQFVTPQGWIKVLPHHHQMDGFFMVRLRRSPES; translated from the coding sequence GTGACAAAAAATCCCCGTCAATCTGCGTTTTTAGCCCTCCGAGCAGTGCAACGAGGAGCATTTGTCGATGTTGCGCTCGATCGCGAGTTGCAACGCGAGGTGCTAGCTGACCTCGATCGCAGCCTATGCACTGAGTTGGTGTATGGTTGTGTCCGACAGCAACGAACATTAGATGCTCTCATCGATCAACTCGCCACCAAAAAAGCGCAACAACAACCCCCCGATCTAAGACTGATCTTGCATCTCGGTTTATATCAATTGCGCTATTTGCACCATATCCCGGCATCGGCGGCCGTCAATACCACCGTCGAGTTAGCAAAAACCAATGGTTTGCAAGGGCTAACCGGATTTGTCAATGGGGTGCTACGGCAATACACCCGCTTAAGTGAAAACGGTCAACCGCAACAGACCGACCCTCTACAACTGCCAGATGATCCGGTCATGGCATTGGGGATGCAATACAGCTATCCGGATTGGATTGTGCGCGTGTGGTTAGAGCAATTTGGCTGGGCAGACACCGCCGCGCTCTGTCAGGCATTCAATCAACCCCCGCACATTGATCTGCGAGTGAATCGGTTGCGGAGTTCCGTTGCAGAGGTGGCAACCGTGATGCAACAGGCAGGTATTGCGATCCCCCCCTTTCCTCCCCTACCGGATGCGTTGCGCTTGCTCAAGCCTGTGGGGTCAATTCGACAACTCCCCGGTTTTGAAGAGGGTTGGTGGGCAGTGCAAGACGCCAGTGCTCAACTGGTGAGCCATCTGCTCGATCCTCAGCCTGGAGAGACGATTATCGACGCCTGCGCTGCGCCCGGTGGAAAGACAACCCATATCGCTGAGCTTATGGGCGATCGCGGTGTGATTTGGGCGTGCGATCGCACCCCTTCTCGGCTCAAACGCCTGCAAGAGAACGTGCGACGATTGGGTTTAACCTCGATTCAAGTTTGCACTGAAGATAGCCGTCACATTCCCCAATTTGCTAACCAAGCCGATCGCGTGCTGATTGACGCACCGTGCTCTGGGTTGGGAACGTTGCACCGTCATGCAGATGCTCGGTGGCGACAAACCCCCGATTCAGTCGTAGAACTCGCCCAACTGCAAACGGAACTGCTGACCGAAGCAGCAACCTGGGTGAAACCGGGAGGAGTGCTTGTCTATTCCACCTGCACCCTGCATCCCTTAGAGAATGAGGCGATCGCTCAACACTTCCTGGCAAACCATCCCAACTGGCAGATTGAGCCTCCCGCAGGGGATCATCCCGCTACTCAATTTGTCACACCCCAGGGATGGATAAAAGTCTTGCCCCATCACCATCAAATGGATGGATTTTTTATGGTGCGATTGCGGCGATCGCCTGAAAGTTAA
- the psb35 gene encoding photosystem II assembly protein Psb35, translated as MMTLMEAAAGLDNAGGHFPISFTLVYIVGFIAAVSIGSIAWYNSKRPPGWEDKERPDIVPEVDDEIQQS; from the coding sequence ATGATGACTTTAATGGAAGCCGCCGCCGGGCTAGATAATGCGGGTGGTCATTTCCCTATTTCTTTTACGCTAGTGTATATCGTTGGTTTCATTGCGGCGGTAAGTATCGGGTCAATCGCCTGGTATAACTCTAAGCGTCCACCCGGATGGGAAGACAAAGAGCGTCCTGACATCGTTCCTGAAGTGGATGATGAGATCCAACAAAGTTAG
- a CDS encoding EAL domain-containing protein codes for MSYYPIRVLVIEDDEDDFIITQGLFAEIQHSRFSLDWVNTDDAALEIILKNQHDVYLVDYRLGSTTGLELIQTAIASGCKAPMILVTGQGDLDVDIAAMKVGVADYLVKGKFDALLLERSIRYAIERARTLEELRQALRDNDQLALAIENVTTGVVITAPQLPDNPVIFVNPAFTAITGFTPEDIMGENCRMLQGPGTDATVIEEIRQAIAARQPISCTLLNYRKDGTPFWNDLQINPVFDAQGKLTSFIGLQNDVTARKQAEEALERLRHLHELILNSAGEGIYGIDLHGNGIFLNPAAARMLGWEVDELIGKPIDAILHHANPELPPPEAACLIETTLRDGIVHHVDNDVFWRKDGTCFSVEYISNPIWEDGQLMGTVVTFRDVTERKRSEEALRESEERYALAVQGANDGIWDWNLKTGDFYFSPRWKAMLGYGEDEIGANQFEWFNRIHPEDRHRVEREITAHLDGLTPHFENEHRMCHRDGTYRWMLSRGLAVRDAENNVTRLAGSQTDITAHKQAEQRLLHNALYDTLTDLPNRALLMERLHYVVQWAQRHQNYSFAVLFLDLDRFKVVNDSLGHMMGDRLLIAIARRLSNCLRPGDTIARLGGDEFVILLEGIQDSKDVTSVADRIQNELSQPFNLDGHEIYTSASIGIALSGNEYDSAVNVLRDADTAMYRAKALGKSRYEIFDRGMHVSAVALLQLETDLRRAIDRKELQIYYQPIVSLKHSRLDGFEALLRWCHPERGIVSPAEFIPIAEETGLILPIGLWVLQEACAQMRAWHLQFPDRLPLTVSVNLSGKQFTPELITHIKHILRQTQLSAKYLRLEITESVLMENTDSAAMMLSELQAMGIRLSMDDFGTGYSSLSYLHRFPIDTLKIDRSFISKIDHDGEQLAIVRTIMTLAWNLGMDVIAEGVETLMQVAQLRSLKCEYGQGYFFSKPLDIQAVERLIAKELTWEPPRNVVSLQ; via the coding sequence ATGTCTTATTACCCCATAAGAGTCCTTGTTATCGAAGATGATGAGGACGACTTCATCATTACCCAAGGGTTATTTGCTGAAATTCAGCACAGTCGGTTTAGCCTGGATTGGGTCAATACGGATGATGCAGCTTTAGAAATTATTCTTAAAAATCAGCATGACGTTTATTTGGTCGATTATCGACTGGGATCTACAACTGGGCTGGAGCTGATCCAAACGGCGATCGCCTCAGGTTGCAAGGCACCGATGATTTTGGTAACGGGGCAGGGCGATCTGGATGTTGATATCGCTGCGATGAAGGTTGGGGTTGCCGATTATCTGGTTAAAGGAAAATTTGATGCTCTATTACTAGAGCGATCGATTCGTTATGCCATTGAACGAGCCCGAACGCTGGAGGAACTGCGACAAGCCCTGCGGGACAATGATCAACTGGCATTGGCGATTGAAAACGTAACCACAGGGGTCGTTATTACCGCACCTCAGCTACCCGACAACCCGGTGATCTTTGTAAACCCTGCTTTTACAGCGATTACAGGGTTTACTCCCGAAGACATCATGGGAGAGAACTGTCGCATGTTGCAGGGACCGGGCACCGATGCAACCGTGATTGAGGAAATTCGGCAGGCGATCGCTGCGCGTCAACCTATCTCCTGCACGCTCCTGAACTACCGCAAGGATGGCACTCCCTTCTGGAATGACTTGCAAATTAACCCGGTGTTTGATGCTCAAGGCAAGCTAACCAGTTTTATCGGGCTACAAAACGATGTCACGGCTCGCAAACAAGCAGAAGAAGCATTAGAGCGGTTGCGCCATTTGCATGAGTTGATTCTAAACTCGGCTGGAGAAGGCATTTACGGCATAGACTTGCACGGCAATGGAATTTTTCTCAATCCTGCGGCGGCTCGCATGTTGGGCTGGGAAGTAGATGAGCTGATTGGCAAACCGATTGATGCTATTTTGCATCACGCGAATCCTGAGCTTCCTCCCCCGGAAGCTGCTTGCCTGATTGAAACCACGCTCCGCGACGGCATTGTGCATCACGTTGATAATGATGTGTTTTGGCGCAAGGATGGCACTTGTTTTTCGGTGGAATACATCAGCAACCCTATCTGGGAAGATGGGCAACTGATGGGAACGGTCGTAACCTTTCGAGATGTGACCGAACGCAAACGCTCAGAAGAGGCACTGCGAGAGAGTGAAGAACGTTATGCTCTGGCAGTGCAGGGAGCCAATGATGGCATTTGGGATTGGAATCTGAAAACCGGGGATTTTTATTTCTCACCCCGCTGGAAAGCGATGTTGGGCTATGGGGAAGACGAGATTGGGGCAAACCAGTTTGAGTGGTTTAATCGCATTCATCCCGAAGATCGCCATCGAGTCGAACGCGAAATCACGGCTCATCTCGACGGGTTGACCCCCCATTTTGAAAACGAACATCGCATGTGTCACCGAGATGGCACCTATCGCTGGATGTTGAGTCGGGGGTTAGCCGTTCGAGATGCAGAAAACAACGTCACTCGCCTTGCTGGCTCTCAAACCGACATCACGGCTCACAAGCAGGCTGAGCAACGATTGTTGCATAATGCGCTCTATGACACGTTGACTGACCTGCCAAATCGCGCGCTGCTGATGGAGCGGTTGCACTATGTGGTGCAGTGGGCACAACGCCATCAAAACTACAGTTTTGCAGTCCTGTTTTTGGATCTCGATCGCTTTAAGGTGGTCAATGATAGCCTGGGGCACATGATGGGCGATCGCCTGTTGATTGCGATCGCCCGCCGCCTCTCAAACTGTCTGCGTCCCGGTGATACGATTGCCCGTCTTGGTGGCGATGAGTTTGTCATTTTGTTGGAGGGCATTCAGGATTCCAAGGATGTGACATCGGTTGCTGACCGCATTCAAAACGAGTTATCCCAACCGTTTAATCTGGATGGGCATGAGATTTACACCAGTGCCAGCATCGGCATTGCCCTCAGCGGCAATGAGTACGACTCGGCAGTAAATGTGCTGCGGGATGCGGACACCGCCATGTATCGAGCGAAGGCATTGGGCAAGTCACGCTATGAAATCTTCGATCGGGGAATGCATGTGTCTGCGGTGGCTCTCTTGCAGCTAGAGACTGACCTGCGACGGGCGATCGATCGCAAAGAATTGCAGATTTACTATCAACCCATTGTGTCGCTCAAGCATAGTCGTTTGGATGGGTTTGAGGCTCTGTTGCGTTGGTGTCATCCTGAACGCGGCATCGTGTCTCCTGCTGAATTCATCCCGATCGCTGAAGAGACGGGGCTAATTCTTCCAATTGGCCTGTGGGTGTTGCAGGAAGCCTGTGCCCAAATGCGAGCATGGCACTTGCAATTTCCTGACAGACTCCCGTTAACTGTTAGTGTTAACCTGTCCGGCAAACAGTTCACCCCGGAATTGATTACTCACATTAAACACATCCTGCGTCAGACTCAACTGAGTGCTAAATACCTGCGGCTGGAAATTACCGAAAGTGTGTTGATGGAAAATACAGACTCGGCTGCCATGATGTTGTCAGAATTGCAAGCCATGGGCATTCGGTTGTCCATGGATGACTTTGGCACAGGGTATTCATCCCTCAGCTATTTGCATCGTTTCCCGATTGATACCCTGAAGATCGATCGCTCCTTCATCAGCAAGATCGACCATGATGGTGAACAATTGGCGATTGTCCGGACGATCATGACCCTCGCCTGGAACCTGGGAATGGATGTCATCGCAGAAGGCGTCGAAACTTTAATGCAGGTTGCCCAGTTGCGTTCCTTAAAATGTGAGTATGGGCAGGGTTATTTCTTCTCAAAACCACTGGACATCCAGGCGGTTGAGCGATTGATTGCTAAGGAATTGACCTGGGAGCCCCCTCGTAACGTCGTCTCCTTGCAATGA
- a CDS encoding TspO/MBR family protein yields MIKSWMVIGGVAIALAILSNVFLRPKGVKWFARLRRPRWLTFEKLIPIIWTIVFTCAAWSAYLVWEREPGTPKTWFMMGLYILLEVVTLSYNTVMLALRSLKVGVIIGGAGAILALLLAATVLPLSGLAAALLIPYLLWSPIGTYTTWEMMHLNPADV; encoded by the coding sequence ATGATCAAATCTTGGATGGTCATTGGAGGAGTGGCGATCGCACTTGCCATTCTCAGTAATGTTTTCTTAAGACCAAAGGGGGTCAAGTGGTTTGCCCGTTTGCGGCGACCCCGTTGGTTAACGTTTGAGAAACTCATCCCCATTATTTGGACAATTGTGTTTACCTGTGCTGCCTGGTCAGCCTATCTCGTTTGGGAACGAGAACCCGGCACACCCAAAACCTGGTTCATGATGGGACTTTACATCTTGTTAGAAGTTGTAACGCTTTCCTACAATACGGTGATGCTTGCGTTGCGGAGTCTCAAAGTTGGTGTAATCATTGGCGGTGCGGGTGCTATCTTGGCACTATTGCTCGCTGCAACAGTTTTGCCACTGTCTGGGTTAGCGGCTGCACTCTTAATCCCCTATCTGTTGTGGAGTCCGATTGGCACTTACACCACCTGGGAAATGATGCATCTCAATCCAGCCGATGTCTAA
- a CDS encoding glycosyltransferase family 2 protein, with product MTRSILENPKLNRKTSLQSTLQDGVITPHWRRRLTKFYRSIIPSHIPPEQQIWLHNTQDIVAFSERLKDPDYDISTIEYVLIVDPVTDIYDIIEFFSQLRRKLPDHAKVLFTNFNCLWAPLFELAASLGFSRRRGIGNFYFDSDLECFLEMSGWEHVKKIRRFMLPRQIPILSSIFDNFLVRLPGLQNLSLNSIFIARKSAEGSPRDYSTTVLVPCKNEENNIEAVIRRMPSFGQSVEILFINDKSTDTTEEKILYFQQRFPDKNIVLVQGLGKGKGEAVREGMKYATGDICMILDADLTVIPEDLPQFYEAMRRRRADFIHGTRLVYPGEAGAMRFANIVGNWGFSILFTYVLEERTTDTLCGTKVYWRRDWQLFEEMKTNLKNTDVWGDYNLIFGASRYGLKITQLPVRYFERLEGTTKMTKRIRNGFIMLRVVWQALWSVKFIS from the coding sequence ATGACGCGATCGATTTTAGAGAACCCCAAGCTTAACCGCAAAACGTCTCTTCAAAGCACGCTTCAAGATGGCGTTATTACCCCTCACTGGCGGCGACGGTTAACTAAATTCTATCGATCGATCATTCCCTCTCACATCCCTCCAGAGCAACAAATCTGGCTGCACAATACTCAAGATATTGTTGCTTTCAGTGAGCGACTGAAAGACCCTGACTACGACATTTCAACGATTGAATATGTCTTAATCGTTGACCCTGTGACTGACATTTACGACATTATTGAGTTCTTTTCCCAGTTACGTCGTAAGCTGCCCGACCATGCAAAGGTACTCTTCACCAACTTCAACTGTCTCTGGGCACCCTTGTTTGAATTAGCCGCTTCTCTTGGGTTTTCTAGACGTCGGGGCATTGGCAATTTCTATTTTGATAGCGATTTAGAATGCTTCCTGGAAATGTCTGGATGGGAGCACGTTAAAAAGATTCGGCGATTTATGCTGCCTCGTCAAATTCCAATTCTCAGTTCAATCTTTGACAACTTTTTGGTGCGTCTGCCAGGGTTACAAAATCTCTCGCTCAACAGCATTTTTATCGCTCGAAAAAGTGCAGAGGGTAGCCCCAGAGATTACTCAACAACAGTTCTTGTTCCTTGCAAAAACGAAGAAAACAATATTGAGGCGGTTATTCGTCGGATGCCCTCCTTTGGTCAATCTGTTGAGATCCTCTTTATCAATGACAAGAGCACCGATACAACCGAGGAAAAAATCCTCTACTTCCAGCAACGATTCCCCGACAAAAATATTGTTCTGGTGCAGGGCCTGGGCAAAGGTAAAGGCGAAGCCGTCCGGGAAGGGATGAAGTATGCAACGGGTGACATCTGTATGATTTTGGATGCGGATTTAACCGTCATTCCCGAAGACCTGCCTCAGTTTTATGAGGCGATGCGCCGCCGCCGCGCAGATTTCATCCACGGCACTCGCTTAGTCTATCCCGGTGAAGCCGGAGCAATGCGCTTTGCCAACATTGTCGGCAACTGGGGATTCTCCATCCTGTTTACCTATGTGCTGGAGGAGCGAACCACCGATACGCTGTGTGGCACCAAAGTCTACTGGCGGAGAGATTGGCAACTGTTTGAAGAGATGAAAACCAATTTGAAAAACACCGATGTTTGGGGTGATTACAACTTGATTTTTGGTGCATCTCGCTATGGCTTAAAGATTACTCAGTTGCCAGTACGCTATTTTGAGCGTTTGGAGGGCACTACCAAGATGACGAAACGCATCAGAAATGGTTTTATCATGCTGAGAGTAGTTTGGCAGGCTCTATGGTCTGTTAAGTTCATCTCTTAG